tgatataaaaaaaaccatcaCTTATGTTCTCTATAGTAAaggcaataaaagaaaaaaagaagaagcctATCCCTGCAGTTAACTTTTGTTTCGATTGCAGCTGTCACCATTAGGGAAATGTTGGTCCAAAGGTCAGTAATGACAACCCACTCCCACTGTAGTTTACAACCCTGCCTCACTCCAGAAGAGACAGCTCGAAGACAAGCAGCAAGATGAGGCACTTGTTGTTTTTGGCTTTAGTTTTTGCTGCATTTGAAATCAGCAATTCGATTCCAGGTACATcaatctctttttcttctccatttaaatgtgtaactAGAGAATGGTTTAATTAGTTTATAGAGGTTTACATTTCAGAATAGGCCATGCTAGCACACAGGCTCGTCAAATGCTAGCGTTGTgtattgctgcttttatttaagaatatgttgttttaaaaatgtttctataattgtttttatgttttattttacttaaatcTAATGTTTCAAAGAGATGAAGTCTCACTTCCGGTCCTTTAATAAAAAAGTGGCGGAAGACTCAATAAATTGGCTGAATCATGTATAGTATTAAAATTATGCCTGTGCCATCAGAAATCAATAGACCTGACGGGGAAAAAGTTTTTAGTACATTACATAAGTCTAGACTCCATCTCTCAGCATGATATAATtgtattgttcctgttttttaccCTGATTTCCATGCTGCAACTTGCAACTGAGGCCCACAATGATTGTCTTTAGCTGTCAAAAAAAGACCAGATggtatttactgtatgtttaccTTCTAAGAAATGTTATTAACACACTGCTAACGATTGTGATAAACTGACTGGACAATTCCCTTCTCTATAATTCTCAATCTTTTAAACACTGATATCATTTCTGTCTGCGCCTGAACACAATGAGCTTAACCTGAAACCGTTTGAAACCACTTCCTTCAGGTTATATCTATAAAAGGGCGGGAGGACTGAAAATGCACCATAAATGACACATGTTATTGCCCTCATAAAAAGAGGGAGTGGGTATCTGTTGATGGGGTTAGTTAAACATTAGTTTTGTGCTGGAGATTTCTACAGAAACACCTATAACTTACCAAATACTGTACTCAAAAATAAGAGCATAACCTTTGGCATAAAGCATAGCTAAcaccatattttatttttcatccaaCAGATTTCTGTCAATTGGAGCATGATGAAGGCGAAGGCACAAGCTTTACCTTCTCTCTATTTTACGATCCTGTCAAAGATCAGTGCAACCCTTTCCTATACAAAGGCCAAGGAGGAAATGCCAACCGATTCCTGAATGAAAGAGAGTGCATAAGAAACTGTTCCGCCAATGTAGACAGACTGTACCCCATGGATGGTAAGATGGTTTTAAACACTCATAATGAAAGTATAGTAATGttccaatttattttgaattacCACTCACTGTTTCTTAAACACATAAAATGTCTAATGTAAAATCAAAGACCGCTTACTGTACATTTAGATGAACACAGTAGAACAGTAGAGAAAAAAATCCTTCTTCCTATCTGTTGTCTGAGGACTTTGGAACATGAACTGGCCCATAAGGTAGAGTTTTATGACCTAAAGGACCATGAATGGGAACCCTTCATCATCATGatcatgatcatcatcatcatcatcatcatcaggcGAGGGCGAGAGAAAGAGACTATATGATGAGGGGCTTATTGGCTGTATGGCGGTAACCTACACATAATATCAACTCCATTGCTTTTCTGCTTGTAAATGTATTAGACACAAATAACTTTTTTCACCTTCATTTCTTCGAAGATGGAGGAAAAACACGTCAGGTTGAGTGTTAGCAATACGCCACCGAGTGGTGGAAAGCTAAACTACTTTTAATAAACTGTCGAAGGTTTAATGATATATTCTGCCACCTGCTGTATCAATAGCTTAGAATTGTATAGATAACAAATCCTAACTTTCAAATTAGTCTTATTAATCAGTCGGATCACTGATATGATTAGTAAGGATGATGTTTTATCTTCACAGTGTCCCAAGCTTGCCACTTCAAACATGCTGTTGGTGAGTGCAGTGGCAAGTTTTTGAGGTATTACTACGATTCTGTCCACAACAAATGCAAAAGGTTCCTTTGGTCTGGATGCATCGGAAACGGAAACAGATTTTTTGACCAGGCCAGCTGCAATGCCACCTGTGAGGGCATCCACGGTGAGCATAATCTCTGTTTAATGTACACATTtactgaaataataaaaatatcaaattatttTACTGAGTCAATTATACTCTTAAATGTATTACAATGATGTTTTAACATGATGTCAATTGTTTTTGGTAAGATGACGGGAATGAAGCTGAGGAGGAAGAACCGGACACTCCTATTGGTCAGTAGATACTCAAAGAACTCATCCCTGTTTTAGTAAAGtgcataaaacatgtttcatatACTTTTATCtgaaaattatgttttaatcTATTAACATGCATCCCGGTCATCTGTCTTCTTCAACAGCAATAATCTGTGGAGTTCTGCTTGCCCTCATTGTTGCGTCTATCATCATAACTGTGACTGTCTTGACCATTCAGTCAAAGTAagactgtttttctttgtcttcaaTCTTACATAATGTGTTATCACTAAAAAGGAAAAGCACATACCTTGCTGTTAATGACTGCTCTCGTCTAATTTTCTTGATatcaattttttttctttaggaaAAAGAACTCCAAGAACGGGGCAgcagggaaaagaaaagaccCCCAGTCTGGCTCACCTCTACAAGTTGAGAAGGACATAGAAATGTCATAGACACCTCAATGGCAACATGCAAAGTTACCATTAAATTggatttgtattataattatacaGGCCTTGATACTTAACATAACACTTAATCACAGttcaatttagattttttttaactgacATATATAATAGCTACAATTGCATTGCAATTTTGatcaattttgtattttatcacCTACCACTTCTgcaaagtgatgtttttttaagttgaatttTTCCTGGGAGCTTTCATTCAGCAATCCAAAATAAATCTAATAAGCCATTGTGTAATCAAAAGAAACCAGATTTAAAATCTTAGTAAattaattgatttgtttgtttgattagAAAACCTTTCTAATTTGGTAATTGATTGTTGTTCCAGGAAAAATGTCAAAGGTTTCCTTTATTCTAGCGTTTTAGTTGTTTAGCTGCTTTTTTCTGCCTTATCTgattgtaaaatgaaaatattttatgaCTGTTGCTGGGACAAAACAAGTTAGGATCCAGGAAGTTGTGATGACTGGTTTTAGAAAGGATTTCTCAAAAATTCTATAGACATAATTAATAATTAGTGCAGCCTTAAAATATACACCTATAGTAACTTTAAGGggaaatatttccatttaaagcaagtagttttgtttttatgacaaacacacaagtatAAACAAAAGCAGAACTACATGATTACAAGTTTGGGTACTATTCTGCTTGTGAATGACCACCTTTAATTCTTTGAAAGGATAGTCTTGTAACCATTTGTATGTTTCCAAAACACAACTGCATTAATACTTGGCTCATAGATGTGCAGATTAATGTCTGAAGTCTTCTGTAGGGACGTCCTTATTGTAAACCCAACTCATTAGAGCTGTTTTTGTGGAGTGatgtccacacacactttgtgatTATGTGTACCTAAATGCTCAGCATTTGTGAATCTTTTGTTTTAGTCTGCAAAAATTTCAATATAAAAGtgtcaaaaaacacattttacatttctcacaTGTATTCTAAAACATATGGCTGTGATGTCAAATGGCCATGCTTTGTATTTTGGATAATAAAGCAGTTTTGCCGAACAAAACAATTGAAGGTCATACTTTATTAAAAGATGTTTCAATGCAGTTTGTGATGTATAAATTCATCTAATAATTAATGATCATCATTATAACCTTGTATAACCTTTTACACGGtacctctttaaaataaatgactttccTTCCTTGGTGGTCAATATTTGGTGTATGGGAAGAAGGtgatatatatttgatatacgtacggaggggaaaaaaaggtttacCGTTATCAAAATGAGTAAGAGGCCCACGGAGAATATGCAACGAAAATATGTCCAAATTAGGGACCTATAAAGTACATCTTGtcttatattatattgtttgaATCCATTACGGGCGACATATTTAAGCCAACCATTTTCGCCTACATGAATAGGATAATTGTTTACCATCAGTTTTGTCCTAGCCTATAGTGTCATGCCAAAATAACTTCACGTTAATTCTTAATTTAAGAGGAAATAAAGTGTTATTGTGCCAACTAGTTGTGGTTTCCGTATTGCAAAAAGCATGCTAAAGTAGCTAACATGAATGTTAATAAAAGGTGTCCGTTTTAACTGCTTTAACAATTGAACTCACTATTCACAACGTTATCTGTGATCGCCATGGTGATCGGAAACGTAGCGGTTGATCGCTACTACGCATGCGCGAGACTTCTAAGTGAGTTAATTCTCACAACATTGCTTAATGAGGTCTACATCTTAGAACTTCCACAAGTCAGTAGGTATAAAGGCAATAAAAAAGCCACTGACACtaataagaaaacaaactaTCATCCATATATGTACCACTAAGCGGTCCGGGGAGTGTAAGCGAAGCAGGAAGTAAGCAAACGCAACTCAGAAgcttttcatctttgttttgtAGTTGGCAAACACCCCAGCCGGCAGTCACTGCGTCACTTCCTCAAGttatttccatttgtttgtgGCAAACACCAGCAGTTACCTAGTACCTTACACACCAAAGAAAACGTTACTATTCTTACTTATAATATATCAGGGCGTAAACGGCatcacttttgttttgtcaattCTGCTGTACCCTGAAATTATGTACGAAAGATAGACGCTGATGCGTTAGCGAGAGAAAAACAGGGAAACGTGAGCAGAAGTAGTTTGtcggctaacgttagctagctagtataggttaattggccacctattGTTAGCTGACTGGTTCCCGGTATCGTTTTGTTTGTGTAGTGCTAACGTTGGGTAAGCCTCACAATTTTGGACTGATGGAGTGCCCTCATCTTGGCTCAAACGTGAGCTGTCCTCTTGATACCTCCAGGCTTCCTAACGGGACTCCGTCCTCCTGGTGCTGCAGCGGTAAGTGTTTGTCACTCCTTCATTTAACGTTAAGAGGTTGTCTGCAATAGTCAGTGATTTTGATCCAAGCCTTCAGTGATAATCCCACGTTTTTTATCAGATACAGTCAAAGTC
Above is a genomic segment from Eleginops maclovinus isolate JMC-PN-2008 ecotype Puerto Natales chromosome 2, JC_Emac_rtc_rv5, whole genome shotgun sequence containing:
- the si:dkeyp-73b11.8 gene encoding BPTI/Kunitz domain-containing protein → MRHLLFLALVFAAFEISNSIPDFCQLEHDEGEGTSFTFSLFYDPVKDQCNPFLYKGQGGNANRFLNERECIRNCSANVDRLYPMDVSQACHFKHAVGECSGKFLRYYYDSVHNKCKRFLWSGCIGNGNRFFDQASCNATCEGIHDDGNEAEEEEPDTPIAIICGVLLALIVASIIITVTVLTIQSKKKNSKNGAAGKRKDPQSGSPLQVEKDIEMS